The Rhopalosiphum maidis isolate BTI-1 chromosome 4, ASM367621v3, whole genome shotgun sequence region ttacTCGAAACACATTATTACTGAATTAAAAAGTctcatcataaattaaataattaaatcaattaaaatattgacattataatatactccgctatcgataataatgatgataaataattatctggTTTCAAGTTAATATGTTACAgtcactaatttttaaaccaataaaaaaaaagtcacaaGTATTACGAATACTAAAGGGGTTAACTACCCAATTTCAgtgaatgataatttttaaatatattggtaaTTCAAGTAaccttcatttaaaaaaatattatggtggGCAAGTTGAGAATTAAACGAAGATAATTCGAGTGAACCCACATTAACAGCCTAGTCAATGTATACCTGGTTTTATAGCGTTCATCACGGCACGGCTAGCTGTAAGAACAGCATTGTAAATCGCGCGTTGATCATCGGTAAACTTTCCATTAGCCGGAAATGAAACTGTCACATCTGCCGTATAGCCGCTATACGATGCTCCCATGTCGAACAGACTAAAACCCAATAAACACACAtccaatgtatttattttgaccactaatacaatattatcaacattaaaTCGTACAAcctaataactatatagtgGATTCAATACGATACAATAcgttgaataaaatttaagaagaaatattgatatttacatatttattaaatttaatccgTAACGATCTCATACAGTGTTCTTTgtatcctatataatataatcgtggCAATGATGTCAGacactacattttttattcaatttctgACGCATATCTACACTATATTCTAATTCTGTATGATTTTGTACCTGTATTAtggaatatgtataaaaaaaatgacaataaacGATAAGAGtcgtcaattatttttacgaatattGTATTCTTCGTCGtcactatatagtatacatagatattagatacttaaatattattgaataggtacagattataattttaaataaatttgtatgctttaaaatctataagtataaacaaaatctaatattgtatttttattttttatattatagtatcgtACCACATGTCACCATCGTGGATCTCTTTAGAATTGGGTTCGGTAGCGTGTCCGTAGTGTAGAACGGCACCGTTCATACCTGAACAGCAAATGTTGTTATAGCCTACATGTCTGCATCCCCCGACGTAATATGCGTAATGTAGGAAGTTAGCTTCGCATTGGTATTCATACATGTTTGGCTTGCACTTTGCCATCACAGACTTATGGGCGTTACAAGTAACTTTCGTCGCGTACCTCATAACTTCTTTTTCATAATCCGTTTTGATAACGCGActgaaacaaacaaataacgtGTAAGTGCCTATGATATCGTTCAGATAATATACCGCGCACGAGCAGAATGCACACGTCGCGtttgaaacattaaaatgtatcaaaaccacataatctaataaattgtGAGAATACATAAACTCTGACACtagtaaattgtatatcaatttataataaataaaaaattaaacagattCCTCTCAAAGTAATTTTGCAAGGATAGTATTCGTACGTTGTACCActgatcattataaattactataatataacaatcagTGCACATATTGGTTTAAAAAGTATAGGCAACCAAACTCACAAGTTATTATGACGTTCTAATAAAACGGTCAACACtacaagaatatattattattgttatttgatttctgttcaattttttccaaaaaataacaggtactatataatatattgtaataatttaaataaaataggatgtcactaattatattaaatatatataatatatatcatcaataataaaactttaatacgTTTAGAGGACGTTACTTATGTGTTGTTTACTTGTTTCCGTCTTACAAATGTACGGGGTACGGCatagtaaatttgtattaatcagaatcaattgtattttattagtattaatattagagtgaattaatatagtatcaaAGTTAAAGGTAAGAAGGTTATCTATGCTTAAgcgttgatttttttatatttttttaaaaaataaggtatgagtatataaaatattacatattaaaaatgttaatacttagcttaaaaattaaaatatcgataaacaAACGACGCTTAAGATTAGATTATGTTCTTATCTTTAACTCTgctaataggtcaattcactgaACTAATAACACAATCATTTCTGAACATCGTACATTTGAAACACccgtatacattatttgtaagACAGATGCAACACATGCATGGGTACCTAACatcatgttaataatattatatatataaaattattgagtatgacttaattaatttaaaaattattattactattgtcgATTAGcattggttttataaaatactattttaaaaccagtgctattaagttattattaatcgcattctgcttttatttttttatttttggacatataaaaatatttacagtgttattatttattattgattattttaaaaagactttttaagaactttttagtttataattttaatcaagaatttaaaaattcaaaacaaaaaatttaatatttgagtaataaaaccttaaaatatagcaattgttgtatatatacaactaaattattttgtgactatatacatgtatatattattttaataatgattaatgataatatgatgcgtcattataatttctattctAATGAAAACaacttctattattttatattctattataatatatacataacaaataattttaaaacaacggATACACGTTTCCAATTCTTTTCTCTTTGTCAGTGAACCAACGACCAAGTACTAGTTCTGTATGtacttacataaaaacaaaaaaattaaaactcgaGTTTAATGCGCTAGTaagaataagtaaaataaaaattcaatcaatgctaaaatataaagtaacgTAACCTCCTCACTCAATTCTTAGATACATTGTACATCATAGAACAAATACAGTCAATAAAATTGTAGCATATAgacttaaattgtatatttattttaaacaaattcacTATAACTAAACaactgcgtataatatataagcataaTGTCTTTTCAACATTCAACTTGTTCGTATATCATAGAAGTACACATCGTTCATTATcagataataaaacaaaataaaagtataataaaccaattttttttctataaacaatgcgtcttatttttctaatgctaggtaaatattattagttacaatatctatattttaacagttttaatttataatttactgttGCTAAATCCCGGTAAAAGCTCATTTGCGATAATGTTACATAActcacaatttttaaataggtgaCCATACTTAGTATACTCTTAgagaaataaaagaaaaaacatcaATATCAGTTTACTGCAATGAACTAAGCACTAAGCAGTGAGCACCggtcagtatttttttttttatttcgatgaTCATTCATAAGTTAGGTATGTTTAATCCGGTTGTTTTCCCTtttgaaacatattttgaatacattcaAAAACACTGGCATTGTGTCCTACAAAAACAACAATCGTTGGCCACTCTACCGGAATTTaacaaatacttattaatagaaTGGACGTcagatgataaatattatacacacgaaTGACAATATGGCATGTTATTACTCGCAAACgtgtattgaaatataagaCACACGATAGTTATTGTACATTATGACGtttttaacatacaatatttttagaacgtTCGTCATGAACATTAGATTCACGTCAAAAAATAAAGCCTTGTgcacataattgtatttacaatgtCATAGCAAGGTAGTGATATCTAGCAGTAAGTTGTAATCAatgtactaaatttttaaccaAACCAGTCAATACCACAAAGACTATCACTAACCGctattggtaataatatttagtctgATAACCATATTATCatctattatcaatttaaagttACAAATTTACGACTCGAAACtcggaaataataaatatttacagagGTACCgacttaaatagttaatacgtgagattttcaatatattgaaTAGCATTGTCTTATTTTGTGGTATAgtgttatgtaaatttaacaaaattattataacataaaatattcttttaataatgtttgttgTTCTGGTACTTATTTAGTTCAATGAATTTAGTCCATAGTGAAGTTTATCAAATATGTCAAGAATAGTCAtccatcaattattttttaacagagTGAACTATTTAAATGTACTAAAAGCGATAAACATCACACAAAACAGATATAAAGCTGATAAATTTGGACATACATTCGCACTCGTTCAAGAAGGAAGTGAAATAAGAGAATTACCACTGATTGTACGTAATGTATGTAGCAACGAAATTTGCTGTAACGAATGTACTAAAACTGAAGAAACATACTTTAATAATGATGAACtagtcaataaatttaatgatcttAAGAATGAAACAGATCGTAAAAAAGCTGATAAAGAAATTGTAGATGTTATTCGAggctttaaaaaatgttcttctGTAAAATCACTAGTGGATCTACTAGAAATAGTAATGCTAGATGAAATAACTCCAGAGGTAGCACTATGTGCtctgaaaaaaatagtagaaCTAGAGAACTTTAAATCGCATATAGcatcaaataaattgttatcaattttaaatattaaaccaaatatagattatacaaaAACACCAATACTAGAAAAGCTgctagaaataataatgacaggAGATAATAACTCTGCTGTTGTTGGAATACTAGAATTAATATCTATTGATCGTGTTCGAGTATTGCCAtttgacatatttaaaaataaaatatctgaagAAATTTTATGCCGAGTAACTGAAAACAAACTTAATATAGATGATTTATGCAGATCAATTGATGCATTTTCTAAGTTAAATGAAGTCAAAACTGCAGACCAGCTTTGGATTGGAATAATGGATAAATCTGatcaaataaatgaaaaaaatgtaattcaagtttttagaattttacacTTGTTAAAGAAAAGTAGAAAAACCATAATGAAGCTGCTAGAAAGATGTTTACAGCAATTTTGGCATCATCTTTGTACTGATGACTTGATAgaaatgttatatacattacgATTAACAAAATGCAGttcaaatattatcttaaaaactaCATCTAGATGGattaatacaaacatacacactatgaatgaaaataatcTAACTTCAATTGTAAATGAGTTAAATAATTCCAACTATGTGGATATTGGTATTGTAAGAGCATTAGAACGCTACATAAAGGCTAAACACAGTACAATAAATAGTCCTTTATTAATGGTAGAAATCATGAACTActgttcaaaatttaatgtacgttctgaaaatatttttgaaggatGTGCCATGTACATAATTCAGTATGGTTCAAATATAACTCCTTCTCAATTTAGAGATTTATTTTGGCCATTTGGTCAACTTAACTACAAACCTAAATCAGCTTTAGAGTTTTGGATTAAGGtggaaaatataatgaataaagagttttataactttaagaCACAAGATAcaatagacatattattatcttgtgTTTACTTAGAGAAACATCCATTGAACTTTGTTCACAGGATATTTAATACTTCTTTTTTACatcatttatttgaaaatggaGGTAATAAtgactatacaaaaataaaattaaaaattattgaccaGTGTATGACATTAGAGTGTAATCACTATCGTGGGCCAGTGTTGCCCAAAGATAAATTTGCAAAGAGCATTTGGTGCGACTATAGAATAAAACGAATCTTAAAAGAAATCAGTAGTactcttgaaaatatttttcaaggcTACAAAATTTCTTACTCGACTATTCTAAGTCGACTACCGCTTATGagtatttacataattgaTGCTTTAGTACACCCAgacaaatttgaacttaacaATAGATACATCAATTTCAAGAAACATCCTGGTCTATGTACTGTAATTTTAGTTCATTTGCCAGAACACTATTGCTGGGAAAAAGAACACTTAACTGGTATTGAAACCACTAGAATAcggcattttcaaaaaattggattaaatgtaatgtccATCAACtacgaaaaaatattagaactcAAATACCCGGCTGAACTGActgaatatattaacaatagatataaaaatatgttaactcCTTGTtaatttcattcaaaaaactatgtatgctatataatttttttttacttaccaATCAGCaatgattttatgtaatattttgttgtccaATATGAAccttaatttcaaaaaacattattataattaatattaatacaatattttattagtgtttttattttacctgtcTATTCCTTCAAAATGTGCTTCTTTGCATGTCAGGTCACTATCAGTGTTTTTtccatactaaaaaaaaagacaagaattgtacttaattattaacttagaAAAATGTGGGTACCAGATgcctaaaatttttattaaaaactataaaaaaaaaatgtattcacaaaatgtataatatacagtaattaaataaaacaaaacatttataatctcaattacataatatttatttaaaattatatacatcataacTGTTATGTAACTTCAAGCAAGATGCAATTCttagaaaacattatttaaggaAATTGTACTGTACTACCTTACTCAagaaatgcttataaacaaaactgaaaaaatagtacaatggtcaatagttgtttttatacattaatgattAACATTTCCTTTGAAATATTCTAAACTTAAACTACTGccatgagaaaaataaaatgttacaagTACTTCAGTACTTACATAcagtacattaatttaaaatgatatttgttacttaatattgtatttttatacataattatgtaagtCTTGTACGTATCTTCAAACATTTAAGTAgacaaaagtataatatttcttaatttttaagaactttaaataactttaaattattatataatcaatggaACTATATTTACTACAGAGTAAAGAGCATTTAGAAAAGTAAATAAGTATgtgaatatttgtatttgcaTCTCAAAACCAACATCATACAAAAtttgcataataaaaataataacttgttataaagacattttaataaggacaataattagtttaattattgttaatttaaactatagaaTGATTGGTGAATCAGTTCAATTTATAGTAACTACACATTATAACAATAGcccattataatgttattatgtgtGGGTCAATGGCAGTTTTGatagttttattgtaattctgcaaaatataaaatacatctatCCCCAtcctaatgattttaaaaaaatctgtaaaaaaaaaatatactttttaaattgtcaatcATTGTTTTTGACctaacaatttattagaaacaTAGGCGGACATTTAGTTGAATTTTTAGGGAGGGGGACTATAATAATCCAATGTAAAGTAACCCCGCGCCACCTTTCTATACACAAGTTTAACATTTCACATTCGATTTTTAAGGATCTATTGAAATACTTGTTGGACCAAGTTCCTCCCTCCCCCTGATGTCCGCTTATAATTAGAacacattaaatgtatatcacTTAAGAGTTGAAGTTTAGTATAccataattgtattaagtaattcaattactatttacaataccagaaaatacaaaacaaataaccattttttattctaaccatgtaactaataaaaaatcgtgagccaaaatataattattgagctttaaagtttgaataaaagttatttttaaagatctCTTATAATCACGTTTGTAGCATAAGGTTTGATGATTTTGTACAAGGACACATGGTTACACGtcttattatgtatcatattcgttatttacattaaatagaatatatttatttaaccaattACCAGTACAGCTACATGTTTACATTCAATAATCCAAATGTTCAAAAttgttaaacttttttatcagtaacttaaaaatttttaatgcaatataatacatcaattataaatatctaagaaaatttaattattagagtTAAGTacgcatttatatttattaaattcatgacGATCGGCcattaaaacatattcattATCCAACTAATATTGCATACACACAGATCTTGGATTGTGAAAGAAATCGAAATTAGGACACATAAATCGTTAGTCTCGGGGTAAATAAAcgaacaatgtaaataaattgtttatcgtTAATGCCACTTTAGTAACTCgtgtgttgttattattatagtgttatattaaaGCCAATGGAAAAAAAGGTGATAATGATTGTgtcatatatatttctatattggcAAACAGTTATGGCAGAAATAttagtaaacaatttatatttaatcgccaaataaaataatgtatgttatgTGTTACGTGTAagacacattaaaaataaagcgaTAATTTAGTTAAGGCGATAAAGAAAACAAGCACTAATACCATCATCAATACAGAAACCTATGttaaaactttgaaatatttttaaaagtatattaaataaatagtacccactctataaatatttcaaatattcatatagtacctatacacataagatattacattacatatacTCAAATCACATTGGACAATATTATCAACGGTCATAATTATACTCTACttagtattttagtaattttctattatgcaaataattatattataattatgtattatatattgacatattgtaattataaacaatacctATTCACAATTTATTTGTGATGCTTGATTTACCGAGAAAGTAGGTTTAATCAACGTGAATTGGCAACAatgcgttatattatattatgtcaatataaatgcatattattattattttttttctattttaattttattttaatataaaaccaccgatacaataaattgacataactttatatatatataacacaagatttatatatataaaggacATATCCACATAGGTACACatgaattaaacataataaatatagttaaatattaaaattgttttacttacTAAAGTCAATATCACTGAAGGTTTCAATGCATTTAGTGTTTCACCAagctaataaaacatataaaacaaacagttattataattacaaacaacCATACAGATATATCTATGTAAGTATGTGCTTAATATggttaagtacaaaatatatcggAACACAACAAAATTATCAGCGCAAAGAAAATGTGTTTTTGTATATAGttgtctttaaaataatttaatcgcattttattttagtaaattattaaattgatgatataaattatattcatttttattgctGTTTTAaaccattgattaaatataccaaacaaataatcaatacgttaattaaataattattatatagcaatttcaatttcaatttaatttaatttgttacttcaataaaaatatttcgtaagattcaaattaaaaattcttacatTTTGAGCATAACTTTATGTCATTACCTATGTATCAATAGAAGATTTATCAAAACATCgaagtctatataatattatcaaacgtTATAGAAACGATTGTGATCAgaaattttctttaatttaaatcaaattttatggacgtgatattaaaaatagatatattaggATTTAGAGCTGTAGCAaccatattactttttataatcgaAAAAGATTTACAATctcacgttattattataatactgattttaatatttgaaattatactataataatattaccgatgacattttataaattattatttaacatgtggtgtaatgtgtaaatacagtataaataattaactacaatatttaaaagtataaatcatatttaggaGCAATAATCTAAGCAACTTCACTTATCTtggaaagtttaaaataaatatttcatgaaaaatacttaagataaaattgtttattacacgaactcttgtattatattattatagttcctTTAAGTAACAATGAATGTAATgttctacaattttttattttttttattgtcaacaacattttattacaagtttgatagttttctataatatgaCAAAACAAATCTACGACGACAATTTGCAATAAATTGATGATCAAGTAAAAGTATGtgttttaacttataagttataacatataaat contains the following coding sequences:
- the LOC113561046 gene encoding FAST kinase domain-containing protein 3, mitochondrial-like, giving the protein MSRIVIHQLFFNRVNYLNVLKAINITQNRYKADKFGHTFALVQEGSEIRELPLIVRNVCSNEICCNECTKTEETYFNNDELVNKFNDLKNETDRKKADKEIVDVIRGFKKCSSVKSLVDLLEIVMLDEITPEVALCALKKIVELENFKSHIASNKLLSILNIKPNIDYTKTPILEKLLEIIMTGDNNSAVVGILELISIDRVRVLPFDIFKNKISEEILCRVTENKLNIDDLCRSIDAFSKLNEVKTADQLWIGIMDKSDQINEKNVIQVFRILHLLKKSRKTIMKLLERCLQQFWHHLCTDDLIEMLYTLRLTKCSSNIILKTTSRWINTNIHTMNENNLTSIVNELNNSNYVDIGIVRALERYIKAKHSTINSPLLMVEIMNYCSKFNVRSENIFEGCAMYIIQYGSNITPSQFRDLFWPFGQLNYKPKSALEFWIKVENIMNKEFYNFKTQDTIDILLSCVYLEKHPLNFVHRIFNTSFLHHLFENGGNNDYTKIKLKIIDQCMTLECNHYRGPVLPKDKFAKSIWCDYRIKRILKEISSTLENIFQGYKISYSTILSRLPLMSIYIIDALVHPDKFELNNRYINFKKHPGLCTVILVHLPEHYCWEKEHLTGIETTRIRHFQKIGLNVMSINYEKILELKYPAELTEYINNRYKNMLTPC